TTCCCGCTGCCACAAACCTTCACAGGGCAGGCTGCTCGGAGGTCAGCTTCAAACGCCGGTGGGGGGGCGGCACGGGGAGAgagaggcgggggtgggggttaggggaggaacaggtgccgctgctgctgctctccccgcCGGGGCCAGGTAGTGTCTTCCTCCCGGCAGGGAAAGGAGCCACCGTCGCTGCTGCCGGGGCCCAGAAGTCTCCCAGTGGGTAGTCGATCCGGGCGCCCGGCACGCACGGgagagctccttcctctgttgtgcGACTTTCATTTGTCACAACAACTGAGGAATTAGTTCTCCCGGGAATGTAGCGAAAGACAGAGGGGTCAACGCGCGCTTGTGGAAAGCACGTGCGTGGGGACCTCgccaattcgctgcattcccgggagaaaagagggagaaagcacccatgcgttaatggccaaaaTATTAGCATGCAGTGCATTAGTAATTGAAAGCCTTTTAACTACAATttagttactttttttttttgtttacattgaaggggaaaaaaaccctattacattatgcaaatgtggcaggggtcgcaggttacttggcaattgtaaaagggggtcgcgactcgaaaaaggttgggaaccactggcctagagcatccctgacttcTGTTTCTTCTGTCAAGATCGGTCTGCCCTCACCGTTTCCTTCTACGTTTGGCCGTCTGTTCCTCAGCAACTATTTTGTTCTTTTCAAGCTTCTTCTGGTACTCCTCATCCAGTTTTTGCTGTGACCAACAACAGGGGACATTTTCATTACAATCATGAACAACATGGCTTTGAATTTTATTGGTTCTAAAAATGATTTTTCCACCATCTTCCAGAACTTATAATACAAAATTAAATGAACAAAGATGAGTGTGGGTCTTTGGAAGAAGGGAAATTAATTCCTAGTTAACATTACAGAAGACCCTGTTTAAAAACACAAACTTAAGCAACGCTGTTGAGAATGTatactttaattaaaaaaaaattcaaaggaatGTAAGGAACTGAGCCATATAACCTGACAAGAACTTCTTGAGCCAAACAGAAGTAGACATGTAGTGAATGGCAGAACTGCTGCTTGTCCAGGTGGAGACAATATGGGATCAGTATATGTTCACTTTCCAGGATCCTTTGCTTATAAAAGGAATACAGTGGTAATAAAGCAGAATTGTTCTAAAGGGAACTTTTTAGAAAAGGAACAGAATTGTGGTTTTAATGCCTGAAAAGTTTTTCTGCTTCATATTGTTTGTTGGATGTATCTTAATGTTTTTATATCACTGCTCTCTAATAATGTAATGAAGCTTTATCGAACTGTTTGTTGTATGTACTATGTTGGTCTGTATTGCATTGTTCTTgaattctgtaatccaccttgagcctcaaCAAGAAtgacagactataaatgaagtaaataagtacacAAAAATTCTCAGTATCTGCAGCGCATTTGCCTATGAATTTCTTTCAGCTGCCTTTTGACCCAAGAGTAGGGTTAAGCTCAACAACTTAATAAGCTAAAAATGCCTGGATGTCCTTGCTAGATAGGTACTTGAGAAGCAGCTATTACAATAAAAATGTAGTTGCTTAAGAAAGAGTGGGGTGGAGCCTACCCTTCTCTTTCCTACCActgcactgagcaaagtttattaattacaatatttatgccccacctttcctttcagctcaagtttgaagccttcctccaatctaaggagcaTTCCTCCAATTTAAGGAGTGTTATTCTGCTGGAGGAAGAACcagaaaacaaaaagcaaacaaccctccacacacacacacctctcaacCAAAGGATTTGAGGGAAATTCATCTGACCTTCTCGGCCATGGCATCCATAAAATCTTGCCTCTGGTACTCTCTTCGCCGAAGGTGTCGGTATACGTGGAATTCCCCACTGCCAGCTCCAGCACTAGAACCTGCCAGGGATTAAAAGGGACatcatttcttttttttgctttacCCTATATTGCAAGGATAGGTGCTGAATATGAACCTAAGAGAGGTGGGGGTAAAACCTTGCTCTGCCAAGGACTCTGTCATTAGCCTAGTGCCAGTCACTCATTCGGGAAAAACTGGAACAGCAGCAATTTCTTCCTAGCAGAGAACAGGCATGAGAACAGAGAAGGTAACGGAACACCACCTCTGCAACAAGGACTCTACCACAAACAAAAACAGGGAGTAAAACAGTGGCCGACCGCAACCAAGGTAGGGGTTCTGCATACATAGAAGGAGACTCCCTAAGAATGTGGGAAAGTGTTAGTTTGTAAATTAAAGACAAAACACCCCAAAGGCCAATGAGAACTGAGCATGTTCATGTCCTTTGGGATGCACAGAATGTTGAGAGcagttgggtgggtggggggagcattaAAACAGCCCCTAACAGTTTACAGTGGTGTGGGAGGAAATCAGAGCTCCCAAAGAACAGAGCAACAGCACTGACTATTCTTACAATTGTCCTTATAAGATCCAACAAAGAGAGGCCAGGCAGTTTAATTCCTTTATATCACCACCGTGTTTCTGGATGGGTATATTTGTGTTCTGCTCTACTCACAGCAAGGCCAGATGCTTTGTAATCCAATTACTAGTGCTCCTTTTTAAATCTTTATCCTAGGTTCCAAGTACACTTATCCtactatgaacataagaaaagccatcaagaccagcagtctgttcacacagtggccaatcaggaacCTCTACGAAGCgcacaaacaacacaactgcagcagcatcctgcctgtgttacacaacacctaatataatgggaatgctcctctgatactgtagagaataggtatgcatcatgattaacCTATGAGGGTTAGAAACTTGATTTAACAAAAGCTGAGATTCTTGGGAAGCTAAACTACAGTAGTCATAGTAGATGTACCCATGTGCTTGCACACACACAGTGCTAGAATTAGTCCCAGGGCACCCAGCTTTAACTCCTTGTTTACTTGGGAAGTTCCCAGGCCAGCTTCATTTCCTCTTCTTGCCAGTTTGGACATTCCATAAAGTGTGAAGCTTTAGAAGCATGAATCATTTGTTGTGCTGAATCTGAGCATTTACAGTCATCATTTCAGATGTGATTTCAAATGTGGGAAGTCAGAAATGCAAGTGATTCATAGTAATAATTCCCTGACAACCAGGGGGTTTAGATGCTCTTACATATGTTAAGAACAGAGTACTAAAAGGTAGAATGAACTCCCACCTCCCTCAAATCaccttcaggggaaaaaaacaggtttCAAACCTCATCTCTCATCTACCACTGGGGAAAAAATCACAGCCCATATTCCCTCCCACAAATTCACATATTACACATTAGCACAGAAAACAACTAAAAATAGCAACTTACCCATGACATCTCTGACAAATTCTGGAGGTGGACGTGGAGCCCATTCATTGAGTTTTTCAGGGATTGGAACAGTCTTATCCTGCAACAAGAAATGAGCAACATCTTTATACTTTGGCCTCAAAGGAGAGAGCAATTTTACTGAGCTATTCAAAGCTGAATCTAAACAACAGCAGAGAGGTTCAAGATAGGGAATAGATGCCCCTCCTGCCCCACAAAGTAGTCATTAGACCCTTGGCTGCATGTAGACAATCAGCAGAGCAATTTAAGACACACTTTTATCTATATGGCAAGTTCCCCCTACTGAAGTATAGGATCTAATTTAATTGTTCCTGTCCCCACATGTAAGGACTCCGGTGGAAAGGGAGGGAGTCAGGACTCCCACCCATCAGATTTATTCAGACTGTACTTAAAAGAATGCAGTGGGATAGCTCCACACACAGGAATGGATGTTTCCCCCAAATATTTTCAGGGTGGAATTAGAGAATCAAAATTACCCATTAGTATAGGTACTAGACCTAAATGATACGTGGGTACACTGGAGGCACACTGCTGTGtcgtcctgcccccccccctcccttcacaAACGATCCCAGGGAAGAATGAATGggctgggatttatttattttactgtaaCATGAGCTGATGTAACTCAGGAGCTAAAAGAATGAGCTCTGATTCAGGAGATACTCAGTTCAAATGTCATCTCTGGCATGAACTCACTCAGTGGCCTTAGATAAGTCACTCTCTCAACCCTCCAACACAGGGCATTATCATACTAGCCTACTTTATAGTGCTGCTGCACGGATTAAAATTATTCCAAAGCATTTTGAACACTTGAAAATGCTACAAAATGACAAATATTGTTACAGATATATATAAATATGGCAAGGTCATGTTTATAGACTGTCCATTAACAAAGGAACAGAAGTTAAtgtataatttttaatttaaaaacattgCAGCTGTAATCCTATGTACGTCTACTTGGGAGTAACTCCGGTGACTGAAGTGGGACTTATCTCTGAGTTGGGATGCACTGTAAACACACCCATGCGAGTTCAGAGAACGAACTTTGTTTCCAGTAGCTGGTTTCTTCTTGTTATAGGAGCTCCCATCTGCTCTTTCAATGTAAATCAATAGGGCCagactacaccccccccccagtagaacTCCAATAAGGGACAAGGGATACCCTGCCGGGGATACCCTGCCGATTCCAAGATCAGGGACTTAATCTGGAGGTGGGAAAATAGGGGTGCCCAGCACAAGGGCATAGTAGGGTGGGATCTGAAGTCTTCACCCCATGAGCAAGTAGGCAAGAGGGCACACTTTCCAACATTCCACAGATGCAGACAAGATCACCCTGAAGTCCTCTAGAATCACTGCCCAAGTCCACTGCTCAATGTTGCTGAAACCTCTCTCAGCAGTCACAAACTCTGAAacagtgggggttaccacactttgtattcccagcaatgtattaagagtttgaaaacgttataaaaaacatcgctttaaaagggtttttggataccacggctaaaaagtggttggaagacgtcttcacagctaaaggggccaaacaaagtgcgaacagtattttttataacgttttcaaactcttaatacatcgctgggaatacatagaaagtgcgaacagtatttttataacgttttcaaactcttaatacatctctgggaatacaagtgggGTAACCCCCAATCTTTCACCAACTTAAGAGTCACAAGAGCACATAACAGAAATTTATAACCCCTCCTATCCAGTCCTGAAATATATTAACAGCTCAGAGTCTGAAGTATGAAACAGCAGTGTACTCCAGACTAGTTTATTGTTCACTTGCACGAATCCACAAGATACACCCACAGCTcacagtacaattctaagcaagagttgtgtgtgtgtgtgtaaagtgccgtcaagtcgcagccgacttatagcaaccccttttggggttttcatggcaagagactaacagaggtggtttgccagtgccttcctctacacagtcttccctggtggtctcccatccaaatactaaccagggctgaccctgcttaacttctgagatctgacaagatcaggctagcctgggccatccaggtcagggcaaacaagaGTTACTCTTTTCTAAACCTGGGCTTAGACGATGCAACTCCATTTACGGCTGCACTGTGAATTCTTGATTCTCCGGAAGAGCTTTAGCAACTCTTGCCAATAAAAACAACGGCAACATAAAGACAAGAAACAAGAACTGGCAGAGTGAAGGGGGCAagggaccggggggtggggggaggcactaTGCTTCCTCCCCATAGAGACCCACTGAGGAAGAACTGGTCACGCAGGAAAGGGTCACTGGTGTTAAGGAGTGCCTATCCCCCATCactgtctctgtgtgtaaagtgccgtcaagtcgcagccgacttatggcgacccctttttggggttttcatggcaagagactaacagaggtggtttggcagtgctttcctctgtacagcaaccctggacttccttggtggtctcccatccaaatgctaaccagggctgaccctgcttagcttctgagatctgacgagatcaggctcgcctgggccacccAGCTCAGGGTCCCCCATCACTGCAGCGCGTcttattctcccccaccccagctggctgagGGGAAATGGGGtcgccccaccccccaaccctaCGCTCCGCCCCCTCACCGGGTTCCTCATGAGCCTCTCCAGCTTGAGGCGCTGCTCTTCCGCCGCGCTCCGGGGAATGACCAGCGGCTGCGGCTCCTTGCGAGGCCGGGGAGGCCGCGTCGGCCCGGCCGCCATCCCTCCtacctatttcccccccccccacacacactgttctTTTTCCGCCCGCCAAAGGCCGCGGCCCCGACCGATGACGTCACGGAGGGCGACGGCCGGTCAGGCAGGCGGGCGAGGGAGGGGGCGAGGGAGGGAGCCGAACGCGGCTGTCGTCGTAGCCCCGCCTCCTCTTCGCTCCGCCCTCCTCAGAAGATCTAAATATTCATGAGGGCTGCGTAATATCCATAAAGGCGGGAAATACCAAGTCGCCCAAAACATATTGTGAGTCGCCTGCGTGGTTTTGGCTGAAGGGgtttagggggaaaaaaagggaagatgGCAATCAGAAGCTTTTCCCAGAATCCCTCCCTGTTGGTTTTCTTAGTAATATTAAGTGTTCAGTCTGTTATTTTTATTAGCAGTAATTATTATTAAACAATCAGAACTATCCATATCCATGCCGGCAAAAGCTTTAACAGTGGCAACGTATAATGCGTAAAAAAGGCTCTTGTGGCCTTCAACaagttttattccagcataaacttttatGGACTGTGGTAtgcttagtgttgccaacctccaggtactgtgtgaaataatagtatcaagctcactaagttatatgcaaaagtgtgattatattatatacaagtgcaaggaggagccaacaatgataaggatacatacatgaacatatatacaaagatagaatgtagctagcaagctaccaaacaagatggtcagtttcaacaatctcaacagtttcaacaattgtctttcaaaggtaagtacaatgacttatatatagaataagtcattgtacttaccttagtgagcttgataccattatttcacacagcttgtctatttagtatcggtgctttatttttgctaaacctccagggactagctggagatctcctgctgttccagctaacctccagccgatagagatcagttcccctggagaaaatggccgctttggccattggactctatggcactgcagtccctcccctccccaaaccccgccttcctcaggctccgcccccaaaacctcccaccagggacaaagagggacctggcaaccctatttataccatGGAGTTTGTGCTGAAATAAAATGTTGGTTTTTAAGACTCGGCTCTATTTGATACATTTTGTCCAGTTGTTTttgctacccctctggaattataaaTCTCAAACCCTTCCCTCATCCTTTCTCTGAATTCTGCCCAAGTATGGCTTGGTTTTTTTATTCTGCTTAATACCTTCATTTGAAGCAGGTACTTGTCCTTCTGAAAAGGTATGTGGACTTCTAAAAAAGATACCCTCACACGTGGAAAACACTGAAGAGTTCAAGTGTATTATCATGCTGCCCCAGCAGAATAAGTGAACCAGTTTTTATATGGGTAAGAAATTAGTCAAACATGGTGGTGCAAGGACTTTTGCCAGACCAGCCGCCGAAGAGGTACTTCTCGCTACCAAAGAAGATGTTGGGCCTAGAAAAACACGCTATCTAAATAGCTCTGATAAGAGATAGCGCTCTGGAGATCAGAAGTTAGTTTAAACAGCTATGTTgtttaatggtaccaagtttTAAACAATGACAAAGCTGGGGATTTAAAAATCTCTCCAGCCCAAACACAGAGtcagacagcaaaaataaatcaaaaattCTGTTCTACAAGCAGTACCCTTTATACGCTTTTTTTTAGCAAGAAAGATACTTTTCAGAATCAGACCATAGCTGTCATCCTTAACAATGCTGCATAAAACCAGTTCTTTTAGCTAAGACATAAATGTTCCTTTGCCTAGATGACGGGCTAACAGAGCAGAGAAAACCCCTGTGTTCACGAAGTTGCAACACTGTGGAATGTAGTGCTTTATGCAGACTGTTTTAATAGAGAGAGAAcacagagggagaaagggaagaagggggggggtttcTTGACACGCGTTTATCTACACACGTTCTGTCAAAAAGGAGGATTTCTGTgcctgcttatgtacacaggcagttaatagtgccccaggtaaaatacctttatcgtGGGCACTTCAAAGATGCACATTCCGCCTGGGAgccattattagggttgctatcctccagatggggcctggagatctcttggaattacaactgatctccagactacagagatcagttcccctgcagaaaagggcTGCATTGGAGGTTGGACTCCAGTGGAAAGCCCGAACTTTACTTAGATTTTTAGTTAGTAGTGTAGCATGTCATATATGCATCGTTTCCCCAAGGATCCACACCTGTGTATCTGCAATACCTGTGTgcaggaggatttaccccattatttaTTTGATTGCCACTCTGTGTGTAGCCCAGGATTAAGTTTCTTGATGGGGGactagtgggtacaaacctccactcagaaaaggagaaaatcatattatTGCTGTCCGACTCCAACTAATGAGTATATATGCATAGTTAAGAGTGAAGCAAAGCATGTCAGTAGTGGAACCCATAAAATTACAGATGAGGAGTGTGCTGTCCAGCAGAACAAGTGAACTAGTTTTATATGTGTAAGTATATGTGTAAGAAATTAGTGCTCTCCCTTTAGGATTGTGCATGCTGGAAATTG
This portion of the Euleptes europaea isolate rEulEur1 chromosome 19, rEulEur1.hap1, whole genome shotgun sequence genome encodes:
- the PRKRIP1 gene encoding PRKR-interacting protein 1, with amino-acid sequence MAAGPTRPPRPRKEPQPLVIPRSAAEEQRLKLERLMRNPDKTVPIPEKLNEWAPRPPPEFVRDVMGSSAGAGSGEFHVYRHLRRREYQRQDFMDAMAEKQKLDEEYQKKLEKNKIVAEEQTAKRRRKRQKLKEKKLMAKQSKLEQKKEQEDADSDSSQKQQSSEEEEDKDASEEEKEDDVEEASFVMGR